The Amblyomma americanum isolate KBUSLIRL-KWMA chromosome 2, ASM5285725v1, whole genome shotgun sequence genome contains the following window.
ATCTGCACCGCGCGCCGCAAGGCAAAACGCTAGAGAAGTTCGCACGCCACCTTGCGGATAAACTACAGGCTCAGACGCACGCGCACAAAACAGCCAGCGAGAAAGGagacaaaagagaaagaaaaggcccGTAGCGATATCGTCATCCCCGTATTGCGACTGCAACGCCCGGAACTCATTGGTGGGCAGGCAGTCCCATCTGCGCCGCCGACGGCTGAACTGCGAGTAGAGGAGAAGCCAGCGGACCAGGAGTAACGCTTGCCGGCCCTTCagatgacgacgacgacggtATATGGCGAGGCGGCGACTTCGCGACGGTGTCCAGCACCACGGAAAGAAAGCTAAAGGGGGGGGAGAAGGTGGCGCTGCTGTGCCGAATAAAAGCGTCGCATTAAGGAGTCGAGGCTGAGTCCGCACTCGAGTGATCCTGAAAGAAGCCAGCAGCCGTGCAAGACTGATTGGAAAGCGCTCCATCAGACGCTCGCGCCTCTGCACTTTTTTCCTCTGTATGATTGTTTTCTTTCGTACCTGCATGCGGTCCGCTTTTCTCTTCTGTCTTTCAGTTTCACTTTCACTTGTTAGTTtgttactttctttcttttttctttcggagAGAGGGCAGCAGAGTGTCCCGCTCTTTGGGTGTCAGCGAAAACACACGCTGCGTCGCACTCGCTTAAGATGAAACGAAAGTTGATGCCGTTAGAATTTATGTTTAAACGCTGTCGcgggttcgtttttttttcttttcattgaagAGCTCCTCTACTTTGAAGATAGTGCATTGAAGGCGCCACTATCGTTTTCAATGCTCGGGAAAGACGGGCTTTCTTGCTTCGTTAAATTTGATCCGAACCTGGGGTCTAATTGAGTCACGTATAGCGATTGAAACGGGTGGCCTGGAGACAGTTTTAAGTGCTCGAACGCGTGACTGCAGCGAAGCAAACAAGATATATCTAGCAGGAGACAACTCAAAGTTACGACGCGCTGAACGGTTACTTGGAACTCCTTgcgcgtcgtttttttttttcatttttttctaagAGCAGTGTTGCTTTGCTTTTTTAGATCCTTGTTCCGTTGCTGCATTATACATTTACGTCAGTTTAACTTCGTCACAGCGAAGTTGCAGGGGcctggcgattacttcgttatagcccgtgatGACCGAGCTTTCAAGttgaatcgtcattccttcgttatatcaaTTATTCCGTTGTTAACCGGTTCGTTAAAACGATGTTTGACTGTATATGCATAAGTCAACTGAGGACTCGAAGGAATACGCATAGAGACATCCAAAGGGAAAAGCAGATGGGTACAGCTTTAGCCAGCGTCCTCTTCTGGCCCGTTGCCGTACGCTTTGCTTTAAGGAAGAGATGCAGGAAGGATGTAAAGAAAATATGAAATGAAATTTAAACGACAGAAAGAATGAATGAGAGTTAACTATTAcccgttgcggtggctcagtggttagggcgctcggctactgatccggagtaaccgggttcgaacccaaccgcggcggccgtgtttcgacggaggcgaaacgctaaagcgcccgtgtgctgtgcgatgtcattgcacgttaaagatccccaggtggcagaaattgttccggtgccctccactacggcacctctttcttcctctcttctctcagaccctcttttatcccttcccttacggcgcggtttaggtgtccgcagatatgtgagacagatactgcgccatttcctttccccaaaaaccaattttcatttttttccttccttctttcactccctcctttatcccttcccttacggcgcggttcaggtgtccgccgatatatgagacagatactgcgccatttcctttccccaaaaattaattattattattatttcagagTTTACTATTCGTGTGCCGCACAGCGCTCTTCTTAGAGCCGCTTCTCCGGCACTCAAGTTCGTGGAGAGAGTACATAGCACGCCTCTTATTCAAAACCATAAAGGTTCGCGCACTGTGGAACCGGCTAATGGCTGAACAAATGGTCCTCGGACACCAGGTGGGGGATTACCAGAAAATGAAGACACCGTCTTCAAGTATTCATTGCTAGGTGCGCATTGCCGAAGATTTGCCGACCCCGAAGAGCATATCATCGTTATGCACTGACAGAAACCTAGCCTGGATGGCTGTTAGTACTTTGTCCCTTCTCTCATGCATATCGTGCAACACGTGAGTGCAACTTGCGATTTTTTCGTGTGTGCCCTGACAGTCGCCGGTTGGTGAACATACGCTTCCGAGGGACCTGCTTTCGATTCTAAACTGTGATCCTCACATCCTTGCATTAAACATATTCACGTGTCTGTGCGCCACTTTTATTATCCTAACACTGCTTAACAATGCCATTTTGTCTCTTTTTGCGTCTTGCGCAGAAAGAGTAGGCTTTATGAACTTATCTTTTCATGGACCCCTACCATTGACATCAAGTTTGAGATAATAAGGCACTCTAAACCGTTTTTTTCCTCTTAGCTTCACAAGTGTTCTTCAAAGCAGCGCGCAGAAGCTTCTTACGACATTTGCTTCTTCTGGTGATTCTAAACCTTTATTTACCAATTATTATATAGCTCTCCCTTAGTGACCAGTGCGGTAGGCATTGTGAATAACCCAggaaagagagacagagagagaataAATTTTATTTCCCCCAGAAAAAGGGGAAATAGGGAAACTCCTTCTTTCTTCCCCAGAAAAGAGGGAAATAAAGGGCTAAAAGGGGATAAAAGGGGGGTAACTCAGGACGGCTTTACTTCTCGGTGCAATATTTTTGCCGTAATGATAGATCAGAAGCCCATTTATCACCTCGATTACACTCTACGCTATATACTTCGGTGCAAATCAAGACAAAGCCGAAAGCGCAGTCGTGTCAGGCACGTGAAATAGTGCTCATATATGGTGCCCTTCCATGCTTGCGTAGCACTATACTGCCGCAAATTCCGCGGCGAGCCTTCATATTTATTACTCGCACCGTGCGATGCAGCTCCACGGCTAGCGCAGGTTGCGTAACAAAGGGTGCTTGTAGTATCCGTCCCGGACTGGGCTCTCGGAGCGTCAATACACGGAGAAGTTACCCCACGGTTCCGATCCGCAACGCGGCAGACAACCGCATATCCCCCGGGACAAAGAAAGATGCGGTTGCTTGCACGAAAGGCGTTGTCGTGCAGCTCCGCGATTACGACCGCAAACGGCTGGGAATGAACGCCGCCTGGTTGCCACAGGGTCTTCACTGCGCAGGAGAAGAATAAGCCGGGAGCACGAAGCTTTAGGTACATGTCAGTGCGTCCGTTTAGGGCAGTAACGACAGTTGttcggttggggggggggggggggggggggggggcgacgccaTTCCGACTGATACGGACTCGAAGCTGGGATTTTTCTGCCTGAAATGAAACATTTTATGCCTGGCACCTGTACCCGATGCTCTCTAGACCGAAACAGGCGAAAAAGCGGCCTTTCGGAATTCTACTGCGGAGCCCCGTATTTGAGCCTGTGAAACATAATAGTGTGGCTGTCGTTGCTCCTGGCCTCTGCGTAACACTTCTGTAGTATGGAAGTACATCGAAGGTGGGCCATCATGCGCTTCTGACGCATTAAATGCCTTAATTATACCAGGACGTATTAAGTGTCCACCTCAAAGTGCGAGTGGATGAGACGCAGACATTCTTGCCAGCGCAACGCCCAAGCATAGCCTACTTTGGTTAACGTCTTTTAAACGCCGCGCTGAGAAAAAAGGTTTCAAAAGACGAAAATGTATCTTGACAATTCGCATTATAGCTTTCTTAAAGTAACTGTGAGAAAAGGTAGCCGCATTTACAATGACTAAGCTTATCTTTTCTCGGTGTTCCATCTTTGGAACATCTGCATTTCCCATATACAGAATGCTAATCGTGTAACGAGACTTTATGACATATTCAGTGCCAATTTCTTCTTCTTGCTAGCTGAAGACAATCTAACAGTTGCCTCGAATGCCTTCATGATCACGTGACATCCCTCTGCGCAGGTCTCGCGCTGCCTCCGTCCCCTTCAGGTAGAATGcgcgattgggggggggggggggggggggcgtgcctACATGCACCCAGCCTCTTGTGTCTTGCATGACATGCCTCGCAGGCGCCTTACATAGCCAGGAGGTCAGAACCCGAAAACGTGCGGCAGGTCCAAACACTGCTGATCTGCAGCGCGCGTCCAACGTATACGTAGGCAGCTCTTGCGATGCCCAAGAACGCTCTGCGCAGTAATATACGCAAATTTGTGCCCACACGTCTCATAGACAGATTGGTAGTACAGCGTTTACGCCAGCAGGCTTACGTAACGCGGGAGGCTCTGAAATAGGAGTTTAGTCTCTAATTGAATTTTGCTATTTCCAAAAGCCagtgttaaaaagaaaaaagttcatTAAACCCAGCCAGTGCTAAGATACGCAAGCTGTAACTCTTTACTTTTTTCAAGAAATCCTCAATTGTTTCTCATTACTTTTATCCTGTTTTGTTCGTTTCCACTTCTCTTTTTCCTGCGAAAGTGCCCCACAGAGACTTGGCTGCGGCAAGGCCCAAAATATGCCAGTTTGGAAGCAGTAATCTGAGGTATTTAAATTAATCGATATTAAATATTATAGTTTCGATGTCTTGCACAATCATCATCacgtgaaaacaaaaattttgaagagGGGCGTATGTTGAAGGAAAACAAATTGATTTTCATATGCTCCAGTTTTGAAACATTGACAAGTAAAAGGCTAAGCGTAGACTGCGCGCAACCAATCGGCTGGGCCAATACCAAAACGCAcggatgaggaatacaacagaggacggagactagccagagctagacacctctctaagcgctgggatggaaacaaggacacgatctatgtcgatgcggctggacccgttaacggagtagcggcaattgcagcagtttcaccccggggggatatcattgcaagcagccttatccaagcggtggataccacatcggctgaagaagcagctatcgcactagcgatatcaaagaacagcgaggcaacggttatgtccgactcacaagcagcggtacgcaattaccccagaggccgcgttggcgctccgtgttgggaaattttggaaaggtctaatccttccaacatccagatcttctgtacgccagggcacctctcaacgacgggcaatgaggcggccaacacagctgctcgagctctcctcctccgagcatctggcacgcagcctctctctgacagagatgacaacccctcacccttactaagctgcgcagaaattacggagtactataagatcacaagaaggaactATCCTCTTCcgcacaaaaccctaagtaaatatgaagagcacataatcaggcgactacaaaccaATACTCCGCCcgatccttacctaatgagtaaatggtacccagacacctacgattcgtcctgcaccttctgtggagcagttggcacactctttcacgcggtttgggaatgtcaagaaaacccagacttggacagcaatcccgatccgacttatgagcgctgggaggcaacccttcatagccacagccccctcgaccagaagtcgctggttgagaggggccggattatgatggcgaccaatgggatCTCGTAcagaacccacccagtttttatgctctgaatgaATATTTTTCCTCCTTCCTCCTCGGCTGGGCAACGCAAGACGGGTGCTTACACTCCAGGCCACGGAGAGACGCTTTAATAACCCATAACATCAAGGTATTAGGAAGAAGAGTGGAATAGGTGTAGCACGTTGTTTGGGCTCGATAACCCAAGTATATATGTTTAGTACGCGCTAAAAAGGGGAAGGCCCTGAAGGAGCGTCTGTGCTATTGAGCGTAAGCCACCGCGTATGTTTGAGCCCGATAAGCCAGCCTGCTGCTGTGCCCGTAATGAGCTGAACTGCTTATTAAATGATTGCCTACTTTCCTCCATAATATTTCATTACTATATGATTTATGTCTTGAATATTGATATCGCCCATGTGGTAGTGTAAATAAGGCTCAGGAGTACATAGACGCAGTTGTTCAATATTTCATTAATCCAATCATTCTTCAAATAACACCTACGGCTCCTTATGAATACTTGAGCCTTTCCACAACATTTGCAATCAAGACAACTATCCAAGTTCTTGGAAAACGGCTTACTGAATTCGCCGAAATGTATATAAGTGTCGCGAAAAGCAAATAGAGCGGGCTTTCCACGAATCCGACAGGGAAAAGCAACCGTTCGCAAACATCCAGCCATGAGCCTACGGCAACACACACGGCGCGGACACTGTCCTTGGTACCAACTCCGCTACACGATGTCGTCGGCCGACATCTCAGAACATCCTCCTCTACTcaatatcacccccccccccgcccagcGACTAATCAACGCCCCCACGTGGCTCAAATCCGCAAAGAGCGGCTACATTCAATGCGGAGACCAGTAGGAAACAAATTACACTGCGCAAACCTCGCTCGAATGATGTCCCCGCCGAGACGAACCTGCAAAGTACATGTACAAAAGAACACACAGCCAACAGATTACGCGCTCACGCGCACACCCGTGCGAAGCAGTCGTCTTGCTCTACATACATACCTATAcacgcaaagaaagaaagagattaGGGAAGGAGTGAGGGAAAGAAGGCTGCCTAAGAAGCTGAAGAATAGGACCTATGCGCGTTCGGGCAGCGACGTGGTTTCGGCTTCATGTGGTTATACGGTGTCTTTCTCTACCATATCCACCTCTTCGGTTCTCTCTTCAAACACGAGACGAAAGCTCGCGACGGTGGCGGCTCTCTTTCCGAGCGCCGGCCCCGAAGCCGTTCTCCCTACGGGCATGTCGCTTGGCGCTACGCGATAAGCGAGACAATGCAGAAGAGCTCGGGCTTCAAAGGCTGAAGCCTCAGCGCGCGGCCGCGCCCTAAAGCCGTTCGCTATCTTCGGCCGGCAGCATGCCATCTTCGGCGGGGTGCGTTCTTCCACCCACCGGCTCGCTCGTTCACCGTCGCGATGACAGGGCTGTGTCGAGCGCGCATACACTGTTTCATTTATCCGGTCGGGCAGGCCCTGTATGCATGACGGAGAAATCCTACACGGCCGTGCGAGCACCGCGGTGCACTGTGTAGACCGAACGAAGCGGCCGTTTTCATGTGGCGTACGTTTTAGTTTAAGGAAAAAATGATAATGAAAACGTGTTCTCGTGTTTGAATGCGGACGTCGAAAACAGACGCTCTGCTCGGGCCTTTTGCGCGCCCAGAGGGGATACACGTCTCGAGGTTCTGACCGCCGCGGTTTTGCAAGGATCATCCTTGTGGCCACGTGGCGATAAGAAAAGGCTCGAGTTTCACTCTTTTTTCCTTCGTTCATTGCTTTCGTTGTATTTTTCTTCCCTCTCCTCCTGTCCGCCTTCTCAAGTTAGAAACTACAGCCTGAGGGAATCTAGAGTTTGTGTTCTGGCACCGTGTTTCACCTCACCATTAGTAACGGAATCCTTTATACACGCGCCTTTGTCAGCTACGCTTTACGCTATTGGAAATTCCTTGGTAGGCCGACTATGTCCTAATTGCATGCAGTGAGTTCACTAATGGTGTTTTGTTCCTTGAACTGTTTAAATGTTGAGGACTCTATCAATGGAGCTTCCGCAAAACAAGCAACTGTATTTCGAGGTGCTGTCACGTAAATTAGAAACCGAAATAAGGAAATTCTTCGAAAGACATGCTCAAATATGATGAGTTTAGCTGAGGGCGGTTCTCTCCTGGAGCAAAATTTAGAGAAGCTTTAATAACCATTGTGAGTTGTTCTCTAGTTGTACGCGCGTAATTTGTTCCACCACGGAATCCGTCTCAGAAGCCAGCCTGCAGGCCAGGCCGTTTTTCTTTCGCTATTTGGGCCTCAACCTTTCCCTAATTTATGCAGCCAAGTCTAGGACCCTTATGCATTTGTTACACGTCAGCGCCACATGTGTGGCACCTGTGGCGTTCATGTGCCTGGCCAATAAAGTGCATCTGATTTTATTCTTTTCATTATCAGCCCTCCGAAGTATTCCCTCTTCCTTTGCGTCAGCGACTAATCTCTCGTGCATGTTGGGCGCATTTACGCATATGATCGTAATTAGAATACTGAGGTAATTCTGGTGCACTGATGCCTATCCCTTATAACAAGAACCGTAACCAACCTCACCACTCGTCGAACTGACGCCACCATCGCGACTGGTTCTCACCCCCCCATCTCATCGCAGGTCTTCAACGGTGCGGCGACCTGCACGTTCGCCTTCGTGGGCTACGACCTGGTGGCTCAGACTGCCACCGAGACGGCGCACCGTTTCCGCGTGGTGCCCTCTGCCGTCAGCCTGGTCTTCCTGATCAGCCTGCTGGGCTGCTTCACCAGCTCGGTTGCGGTCACGCTGCTCGCGCCGCACTCGACCCTGGGCGGCTCGGCGCCGCTGCTCCAGGCGCCCTTCATCCGGGGCCTTCCGGGGCTGCTCTGGGTGCTGGGCTTCGGCTCGCTGTGCGGTCTCGCCTCGGCCGCGGCCGCATCTCTGCGAGGCCTGGCCGTGCTGCTCGCCTCTCTCTCCGCCGACGGCCTCCTCTGCGGCCTCACGGACGGCACCAGGAGGGCTGCAGTCACAGGCGGCTTCCTCGTCTCCCTGGCCGCCATGTTCGTGCACCCGGACACCCTCATGGGCATCCTTGGACTGGGCACAGTCGTCTCACTGCTCGCCACGGCGGCGTCCGTGCTGGCGCTGCGCTACGGTCTCATCGACCACTTGCCCCTGGAACTGGGCGACCTGAGCAGGGACTCTAGCGCGACCCTGACCCGAGGCATGGGGTGGGGCGACGACGGTGGCGACCCCTCGCTCGTGCGTTCCTCGGCGGTGGGCAACGGCGGCGGCTACGGCTCCTTCCAGAGGCGGACGTGGTCCGTGGAGCTGGTCAACCAGGGATACGTGCACTCGCTGTCGGGCGGCTCCAAAGTGTCCTCCTCGCTCTCCCCGTGCGGCGTGGCGGGCGTGCCTTCTCGCTGCTCGGCGCAGCGGACCGCGGTGCTGGTGTGCGCGATGGTGGCGCTCATGTTCCTCATGGGGGTGCTCACGGTGCACGCCCCGCGCGTCGTGGGCGCCGGCGCCGCGCGCTGGTGGCTCGAGGCCCTGGCCACGGCCGCGTTGGCAGCCGTGCTCGCGCTCGCCCTGGTGGCGTTGCGGCAACCGCGGCACGGCGCTCCGACGGCGGGCCGCAACGCGGTGCCCTGCGTGCCGCTGCTTCCGCTGTGCGCGCTCTGGATGGACGTGCATCTGTGCGTGTGCCTGCCCTACACCGCCTGGCTCGCCTTCCTCGTCTGGCAGCTGCTCGGTGAGTGCTGGGACTATCCTGTGCATCTATAGGTTTGTCCAATGAGCGTTGGCGGCGCCGGCGTAGGGTGGTTCGCAATGCTGTTGCGCACAGCTGGTGCAAGTATAGTGAAAACGGCAGGGCGACCTCTCTTCACCTGTTCGCAGCAATCGTAAAGGCAGGTGTTTTGACGCTTGTTTTACATTGAAGGTAAAACGAAGCGCGCGGTCTGACTGGCTATGGGACAAGAAAAGAGACAGTGTTAGAGCAGATATCGGAAGATCTGTAGCCATAGAGATGAAGGCAGGACGGGTTTATGATGGTGTTCGGGtggattttgtagcgatagctacattactgtagcatttcgagccttcagcgtggcggcgccacgctctcacgtggtgcggagcatctgccggcggtgcggcgccgaggctgatcgcgtggttggtcacgtgaccagccacgtggtgcggagcagctggtgCTGCCTGACCGAGCTGCCACAgccgtgcgcatgcgccggcaagtgggacgaatatgaagaaggaacgccctgcgaaacggagtggcgaaagactgactttgcaattcaactgagcaagttccactcggccagctgtagctatcgcgtcacgccaggtttaaccagagctatttCTAACCAATAAAGGCtgtgtttgggcgagttggttttccatgctgaacgtaaaagcgcaaggaACAAGGACACAGAATGGTGTCGTGTTTTCTGTCTTAATCtgtgtccttgtttcttgcgcttttatttcGCACCAACGAGCCCTCAGGAGGACATACACTCtccccacacacaaaaaaagattggcggtggtttagctctggttaaacctagagtgacgcgatagctacagctggccgagtggagcttgctcagttgaattgcaaagtcagtctttcgccactccgtttcgcagggcgttccttcttcatcttcgtcccacttgacacggcgcatgcgcgcagctgtggcagctcggtttcgccggtgcgccgcgccgccggcagcagcagctgctccgcaccgcgtagctggtcacgtgacgaaccacgtgatcagccacggcgccgcgccgccggcagctgcgccacaccacgtgaccaaccacgtgacagcgtggcggcgccggcaCACTGAAGGCTCgcaatgctaccgtaatgtagctatcgctgcaaaacctTAGTAGAGAGCAGCCGGTTGCTTGGAGACAACTGCAGACTAATACATGCCCCAATCTCAGTTTACTACGCAAAGTCGATCCTTCAACATATGGCAGCAAATTCCCTCTCTGCGGGGAACACTCAACGCTTTATCATatcacatgggcctgtcagaaaacgtaggcagcgccgataaacaacacaccaacaccgaagcagtgggaggctgcgatATCCTGGTCGAAGCCTGAAAAACAGTTCAatctgatcgacagggctcgtaagactgcaaaggccactggagccctggactgagggacccacCTACGCCGCAAGAATCCTACTTGACAATTAAGTTTTGCACTCACTGCACCCTAACATCACAACTACTCGTGTCAGGCAGTGCTCACTGAAGGTTCCTttcgtacggcgcggttcgggtgtgcatcgagatacgtgagacagttactgcgccatttcctttcttcaaaaacataCTATACGGTGATTTGAAATGTGCTGGTGTACTTCGCAAATGCAATGACTCAATTAATAGATTTATTTCAGAAAACTAAGTCCTGAAGCCTTTGGCTGCAGTGGTGGGCAGGGGGCGGTATCGGACTGCTGGTGAATACTCATGTAATTTTTCTGCTAGCTCCAAGCCAATCTGCTTGTTTTTTTATTCACAGGCTCAAGTACTAAACGTCCTAATGGCATGGCTTCATCTGCGCATTTGTGtatgatgtgtgtgtgtgtgtgtgtgtgtgtgtgtgtgtgtgtttgtgtgtgtttgtgtatgtgtgtgtgtgtgtgtgtgcgcgtgtgtgcgtgcgtgtgtatgtgtgtgtgtgtgtgtgtgcgtgcgtgtgtgtgtgtgcgtgtgtgtgtgtgtgtgcgcgtgtatgtgtgtgtgcgtgcgtgtgtgcgtgtgtgtgtgtgtgcgtgtgtgtgtgtgtgtgtgtgcgtgcgtgtgtgc
Protein-coding sequences here:
- the LOC144121447 gene encoding high affinity cationic amino acid transporter 1-like — translated: MGEPMSVVWRVLSRRKTPMCPEGRDDRSSGSPLTVVDVTCLGVAVSLGTGVYVLLPRVAREEAGPAVVLSFLVAAVASCLAGLCYSELSTRFPKAGSAYVYVYATAGELLAFLVGWALVLEYALAACLSAKALSRHLAALSFSAIRGYRNGSTPESGSAVSSQRLLFEQSLANYHVPGFDPCPDIVAAAVPVLLTAALVAKPKVFIVFLNTATIANVFVLVALMLTGFFKMNADNWTAGAGFFPNGIVGVFNGAATCTFAFVGYDLVAQTATETAHRFRVVPSAVSLVFLISLLGCFTSSVAVTLLAPHSTLGGSAPLLQAPFIRGLPGLLWVLGFGSLCGLASAAAASLRGLAVLLASLSADGLLCGLTDGTRRAAVTGGFLVSLAAMFVHPDTLMGILGLGTVVSLLATAASVLALRYGLIDHLPLELGDLSRDSSATLTRGMGWGDDGGDPSLVRSSAVGNGGGYGSFQRRTWSVELVNQGYVHSLSGGSKVSSSLSPCGVAGVPSRCSAQRTAVLVCAMVALMFLMGVLTVHAPRVVGAGAARWWLEALATAALAAVLALALVALRQPRHGAPTAGRNAVPCVPLLPLCALWMDVHLCVCLPYTAWLAFLVWQLLGVVVYMAYGVWHSSERQNEDPECSLLENVVGDDVSSDDVLPLAEQRREVLVETF